Genomic DNA from Azospirillum brasilense:
CGCATCAAGGATCTGGGCTATTTCGAGCGCGTCAACATCACCACCGCGGAAGGCACGGCGCCCGACCGCACGGTGATGAACGTCGAGGTGACTGAGCAGTCGACCGGTGAAATCTCCATCGGCGCCGGCTACTCGACCTCGGACGGTCCGCTGGCCGACTTCTCGATCCGCGAGCGCAACCTGCTGGGCCGCGGCCAGGACCTGCGCTTCGGCGCCACCGTGTCGGGCAGCCGCCAGGAATACGACGTCTCCTTCACGGAGCCTTATTTCCTCGACCGCGACCTGTCCGCCGGTTTCGACCTGTTCCGCATCACCCGCGACTACCAGGACGAAAGCTCCTTCGACGAGAAGAGCACCGGCATGGCCCTGCGCATGGGCTATCCGCTGACGGAGAACCTGCGCCAGCGCGTCTACTACCAGCTTCAGAACACCGACATCACCAGCGTTCCCAGCTCGGCCTCCCGGTACATTCAGGACCAGAAGGGCTCGCGCCTGACTTCGCTGATCGGGCAGGAGTTGACGTACGACCGCCGCAACAGCCGCCTGAACCCGACCGAAGGCTATTACATCCGGTTGACGAACGATCTCGCGGGTCTGGGTGGCGACGCCCGCTTCCTGCGCAATCGTCTCGGCGCCGGCTATTACCTGCCGCTGTTCGACGACAACTGGGTCGTCAGCGCCACCGGCGAGATCGGCTACATTGTCGGCATCGGTGACGACGGCATTGCCCTGTCCGATCGCTTCTTCATCGGCGGTGACACGCTGCGTGGTTTCAACACCGCCGGCATCGGCCCGCGCGACCTGCGCACCGGCGACGCCCTGGGCGGCACCCGCTATTACCGCGGGTCTGTCGAGATGACCTTCCCGGTCGGCCTGCCCGAGGAATTCGGCCTGAAGGGTCATGCCTTCACCGACGTCGGCACGCTGGGCAAGGTCGACATCAACGATCCGCTCGTCCCCGACGACGAATCGGTCCGCCTGTCGGTCGGCACCGGCTTGTCCTGGCGCTCGCCCTTCGGGCCGATCCGCCTTGACTTTGCGGTCCCGATTCTCAAGGAAGATTACGACAAGAAAGAGATCTTCCGCTTCAGCTTTGGAACCAGGTTCTAACATGCAGTTCAGCAAGCTCAGGGCGCTGGTCGCCGCCGGTGCGGTGATGGCGGGCGTCGCGATGGCGACGCCGTCCTTCGCCCAGGACAAGCCGACCGACAACCTCAAGGCGCCGGTCATCGCGGTGGTCGACGTCCAGAAGATCATGCAGGAGTCGAACGCCTCCAAGGGCGTCTCGAAGTCCTTCGAATCGCTGCGCGAGACCTACCAGAAGGAAATCGCCTCGCTGGAGGACAAGCTGCGCAAGTCCGAGGAGGAACTGCGCAAGCAGCAGACCGTGCTGGCGCCGGACGCGCTGGCCAACAAGCGCCGCGACTTCGAGAAGCAGGTCGGCGAGGTCCAGAAGACGGTGCAGAGCCGTAAGCGCGCCCTGGAAAACGCGCTGAACGAGGCGATGGCCGTGGTCCACAAGAACATGGTGGAGATCGTGGCCGACGTCGCGCGCGAGCGCGGCGCCAACCTGGTCCTCGCCCGCCAGCAGTTCGTCCTGGTCGACACCCAGCTCGACGTCACCGACGTGGTGCTGGAGCGGGTGAACAAGAAGCTGCCCCAGGTTGCGCTGACCGTTCCCAAGCAGTAAGGCGCACCAAAAAGAGCCGCCACGCTTCCGCAGGGAGGCGTGGCGGCTTTTTCTTTGCGCAAAGAGCGGCGCCGGAAAGCGGGCGGCGTCGGCATTGCCAAATTCCCGGAAATGGGGCACAAGGGGCTGCGTCCCGTGCCGCCGCAGGCGCGGCGCGGGGCGTTTTCGTGGATTTTGAAAGGCGGGCGGCCGGACCATGGATGTGACGGCGGACAACAAGAAGATAGCCGACCTCGACATCATGCGGATCATGGAAATGATCCCGCATCGCTATCCGATTCTGATGATCGACCGGGTGATCGACATCACCCTGGGCGAAAGCGCCACCGGCGTGAAGAACGTCACCATCAACGAGCCGTTCTTCCAGGGGCACTTCCCGTCGCGGCCGGTGATGCCGGGCGTGATGATCATCGAGGCGATGGCGCAGACCTCCGCCGTGCTGGTGGTCGCCACGC
This window encodes:
- the fabZ gene encoding 3-hydroxyacyl-ACP dehydratase FabZ: MDVTADNKKIADLDIMRIMEMIPHRYPILMIDRVIDITLGESATGVKNVTINEPFFQGHFPSRPVMPGVMIIEAMAQTSAVLVVATLGKESEGKLVYFMTVDEARFRRPVTPGDTIHIHVSKQRQRANVWKFKGEAKVNGVLVAEAVYSAMILDEK
- a CDS encoding OmpH family outer membrane protein — protein: MQFSKLRALVAAGAVMAGVAMATPSFAQDKPTDNLKAPVIAVVDVQKIMQESNASKGVSKSFESLRETYQKEIASLEDKLRKSEEELRKQQTVLAPDALANKRRDFEKQVGEVQKTVQSRKRALENALNEAMAVVHKNMVEIVADVARERGANLVLARQQFVLVDTQLDVTDVVLERVNKKLPQVALTVPKQ